A segment of the Candidatus Methylomirabilota bacterium genome:
CGCGGGCGAAGCCCGCGCCCGAAACGGGGGACCCGCCGGGTTCTAGGCCGTCGCCGGCGCGGGGGCGGCGGTGGGCCGCGTCCCGATGGGCTCCTCGCGAATGAGCAGGCTGAGGCCGGCGGCCAGGATGGCCATCAGCGCGGCGGAGACGAACGCGCTCGCATAGCTGCCCGTCCACTCGAAGATCCAGCCCGCCAGCGCGGCGCCGAGCGCGGCGCCGACCTGGTGGGAGAAGAAGATCCAGCCGCTGAGCTCGCCCACCGAGTAGCGTCCGAAGATGTTGGCGGTCAGCGTCGTCGTCGGCGGCACCGTCGAGATGTAGTTGAGGCCGAAGAGGGCCGCCCACACGTGCAGCGACGGCACGTTCCACACGTAGAGCAGGAAGATCAGCGAGAGCCCGCGGACGAAGTAGTAGAAGGCCAGCGGCCCCCGGCGCCCGAAGCGGTCGCAGATCCAGCCCGAGCCGACCGTGCCCATGATGTTCATCGCGCCCATGACCCCCAGCGCCGCCGAGGCCTGGAAGGGCGTGAAGTTGTGCTCGAGCGCGTGGGGCATGAAGTGGGTGAGGACCATGCCGTTGGAGGTGTAGCCGCAGACAAAGAAGGTCGCCATCAGGAGCCAGAAGGGCAGCGTCTGGGCCGCGTCGACGACCGAGACGCGTCCGGCCGCGATCGTGGCGGCGGCCTGCGCCGGGCTCCGCAGGGGTCCGGCGGCGCCATAGGGCCGGAGCCCGCGATCCTCGGGATTGTTGCCGATGAGCCAGAGACCGACGGGAAGCACGAGCACCAGCAGGCCCAGGCCCAGCCAGAAGTAGCTCGTGCGCCAGCCGAACCAGACGGTCAGGGCCGCGGCCAGCGGGATGACGACGAGCTGTCCCGCCGACATGCCGCCCGCGGCCATCCCCATGGCCAACCCGCGCCGCGCCTCGAACCAGCGGGCGACTACCGTGGCGCCGGCGGTCATGGCGACACCCCCGGCGCCCAGTGCCATGAGCAGGCCCACTGTGACGTAGACATGCCAGAGCTGCTGCACGAAGGCCGACCCGATTGACCCGAGGCCCAGCAGGACCAGGGCGCCGCCGATGACCGCGCGGGGTCCCCAGCGATCGGCCATCCGTCCCACCAGTGGCCCGGCGGCGCCGAGCAGGAGCAGGGAGATCGCGGCGGCGCCGGACAGTGCGCCGCGGCTCCAGCCGAACTCTGCCTCCATGGGCTTGATGTAGACGCCGAAGACGGAGCGCACACCGGACCCGGCCATCATGCAGAGGGTGAGCGCGGCCAGCACGATCCAGGCCGGGTGCAGCCCGCGCGGAGACGTCATGGCGTTGGGATGATAGCTGGGCGCTCGGGGATTCGCACTGTGGGGAGGACGCTGTGGTGACCCCGGCTGCTGGGTCAAAACAACTAGGTGGCCGCAACGGGACGGGGGCCAGCATGCCGAAGAGTGAGTAGCTTCGCGAGTCGCGCGCCGCCGTTCCGCAGCGCAGTGTATGACTCTTTGGAGCACTCGCTGTAGTCTTACTATGAAGAACATGAAATGGCCCGTTATCGCGCTCGCTCTGCTACTAGGTAATGCACTGCCTACATGGGCGGCCAACTGCGCACTAGGGATCTGGCCAGACGATGACGTTGGGAAAGTCGTCAGATCGTCGCTACTGCGGTCGGCTGCTAATGGCCACACGGCATGGTCACTCATCATCCGCGACGTCAACCCGACAAGGGTCTCGACGCAGCTCATCGTCCGGGATGAGCAGCGTGCGCAGGAGAAGACCATTGCGGTCACGCGGTGGGAAGCTGGGACAGCTTTCGGGCTTGACCCGACCCTGTCAGCCCGGGGAGATAGCTTTCACGCAATCTGCCCGATCGATTGGTCGCCGGACAGCCGGCTACTTTTGTTCGAGGAGACCATCGGACCAATGTACTCAGATGCGGGCGAGACATACTATTGGATATACGATGCACGACTCGGTAGCGTGCGACGAATCGATCTCGATGCTGCATACAAAGCCGCGCGCAGCTATTGGAAGCTCCCGGAAACATACTACGGCCTCGTGCTCGCGGTTGAGGGCTGGAGGCCGACTCGCTCCGGAACGCTGTACCTGCTCGTTGCAGCGTATCCGGAGCCCGGCGACGACAAGTTTCTTGGGTACTGGCAAATGCGCCCCGACGGTCTTGACCTGCGCTTGATTACCGGAAGTCGAGCGGGCGTGAGTATTCAGAAGTTCGGTCGTTCGCGACCGTAGCGCTCCGGCTGCGCTGAATCATCCGGCTTGACCGGGCGGTTCCGTGTCAATGGCGTCCCATTCTTCCGCGTTACGCGGGCCGCCTGGCCTCCTCGAAGCGCTTGCGCGGCGTTGGCTGCGTCCGGACGGCTTCAAGCGACTGACTGGTGACCCGTAACGGTGCGTGGTGACCCCGGCGGGATTCGACGCCAACCGCTTTCGAGCGCCGGCTTCGCCGGCGCAACCTGGTCTGGGGGAGGCCTCGGAGGGGGCCGTCGAGGCCCCCTCCGACGTCTAGTCGGCGACTTCCGCCACGGCGGTGCGGCGGAAGACGAACTGGTCCCCCTGCGCGTCCACCGTCACCGTGTCGCCCTCGCTGAACTCGTGCTCGAGCAGCTTGAGCGCCAGGGGGTCCTGGACGAGCCGCTGGATCGTGCGCTTGAGCGGCCGGGCCCCGAAGGTGGGGTCGTAGCCCTCGCGGGCCAGCAGCGCCCGGGCCGCCTCGGTGACCTCGAGCGCGATGCGCCGGTCGGCCAGCCGCCGGCGCAGATGGCCGAGCTGGATGTCGACGATGCGCGCCAGCTCCTCGCGGCCCAGCGGCCGGAAGATCACGACCTCGTCGATCCGGTTGAGGAACTCCGGCCGCAGCGTGTTCCGGAGCTCTTGCAGGATCATCGGCCGGACTTTCTCGGGCTGCTCGTACTCCTGGAAGATGTGCGAGCCCAGGTTCGAGGTCATGATGCATACGACATTGCGGAAGTCGACCGTCCGGCCCTGGCCGTCGGTGAGCCGTCCGTCGTCGAGGAGCTGCAGCAGGACGTTGAAGACGTCGGCGTGAGCCTTTTCGATTTCATCGAAGAGGACCACGGAGTAAGGACGCCGGCGAACGGCTTCCGTGAGCTGGCCGCCCTCCTCGTAGCCGACGTATCCCGGCGGCGCGCCGATGAGGCGGGCCACGGTGTGCTTCTCCATGTACTCGGACATGTCCAGGCGGATCATGGCCCGCTCGTCGTCGAAGAGGAACTCGGCCAGCGCCCGCGCCAGCTCGGTCTTGCCGACGCCCGTGGGACCCAGGAAGAGGAAAGAGCCGATCGGGCGGTTGGGGTCGCTGAGGCCCGAGCGGGCGCGGCGCACCGCGTTCGACACGGCCCGGATGGCCTCGTCCTGGCCTACGACCCGCTGGGCCAGGCGCGCTTCCATCGACAGCAATTTCTGGGTCTCGCCCTCGAGCAGCCGGGTGACCGGAATGCCCGTCCACTTGGCCACCACGGTCGCGATGTCTTCCTCGTCCACCTCTTCGCGGAGCATGCGCCCGCGCTGGTGCTGCTGGGCGAGCTGGGCCTCCATCTCGCGGAGCTGCTTCTCGAGCCCGAGCAGCGTGCCGTAGCGGAGCTCGGCGGCGCGATTGAGGTCGCCGCGGCGCTCGGCGTCGGCCATCGCCTGCTTGGCGGTCTCGATCTCCTCCTTGATCTTGCCGATGCGGGCGATGCCTTCCTTCTCGGCCTGCCACTGGGTCTTGAGGGCCGCCGATTTCTCCTTCAGCTCCGCCAGCTCGGCGTCGATGCGGCCGAGGCGCTCGCGGGCCCCGGCATCGTCCTGGTCGCGGGCCACCGACACGCGCTCGATCTCCAGCTGCATGATGCGCCGCTCGATCTCGTCGATCTCCTGCGGCATCGAGTCAATCTGCATCCGGAGGCGCGCCGCCGCCTCGTCCACGAGGTCGATGGCCTTGTCGGGCAGGAAGCGGTCGGCGATGTAACGGTGAGAAAGAACGGCCGCCGCCACCAGGGCGGCGTCCTTGATCTTCACCTTGTGGTGGACCTCGTACCGCTCCTTGAGCCCCCGCAGGATGGCGATCGCATCCTCCACCGAGGGCTCGCGCACCATGACCGGCTGGAACCGGCGCTCCAGGGCCGGGTCCTTCTCGACGTGCTTGCGGTACTCGTCGAGCGTGGTGGCGCCGATGCAGCGCAGCTCGCCCCGCGCCAGCGCCGGCTTAAGCATGTTGGCGGCGTCCACCGCGCCTTCGGCGGCCCCGGCCCCCACCAGCGTGTGCATCTCGTCGATGAAGCAGATGATCTGGCCCGCGGACTCCGTGATCTCGCGCAGCACCGCCTTGAGCCGGTCCTCGAACTCCCCGCGGTACTTCGAGCCCGCCACCATGCCGCCGATGTCGAGCGCGATGAGGCGCTTGCCCTTGAGGCCCTCCGGCACGTCGCCGGCCGCGATCCGCTGAGCCAGACCCTCGACGATCGCGGTCTTGCCCACGCCCGGCTCCCCGATGAGCACCGGGTTGTTCTTGGTGCGTCGCGACAGCACCTGGATGACGCGCCGGATCTCCTCGTCGCGGCCGATCACCGGATCGAGCTTGCCCTTGCGGCCGAGCTCGGTGAGGTCGCGCGAGTAGCGCTGGAGCGCCTGGTACTTGTCCTCGGGGTTGGGGTCGCTGACGCGCTGGGTGCCGCGGACCTCCACCAGCGCCCGGTAGATACCGTCGGGGGTGACGCCGTTGGCGGCCAGCACGCGGCCGGCGGCGCCGTCGCGGTCCTGGGCCAGGCCGATCAGGAGGTGCTCGGTGGACACGTACTCGTCCTTGAGGCGTTCGGCTTCCGTCTGCGCCCGCTCGAGCGCGACGCGGAGACGATCGCTCATGTACTGGCCGCTGGCGGCGCGGACCTTGGGCATCCGGGCCAGCTCGGCCTCCAGCGCTCGCTGGATGGCGTCGGGCCGCGTGCCCAGCTTCCCGAGCAGGGGGCCCACGACGCCTTCGCGCTGCTGGATGAGCGCGTGCAGCAGGTGCTCCGGCTCGATCGCCTGGTGGCTCTGCTGGTCGGCCAGCGACTGCGCGGCCTGGAGCGCCTCCTGGGCCTTGACGGTGAGCTTGTCGAATCGGTTCACGCGCGACTCCTCATCCCAACCAGGCGCGCGGGTTGTCGCTCCGCTGCGCCTGGAGCTTCTGATAGTGATCCCGCTCGGCCGGCGTGAGGTCCGCGGGCATGACGATCTTCACCTTGACGAGCTGGTCGCCGGCCCCGCCGCCCTTCACGCGCGGCATCCCGTACCCGGGCAGCCGGAACGTGCGGCCGCTGGAGGTGCCGGGCGGGATCTTCATGGAGACCTTGCCGCGCAGGGTCGGCACTTCCACGGTGGCGCCGAGCGCCGCCTCCGGGGCGGTGACGGGAAGCTCGAGGTGGAGGTCGTCGCCCCGGCGCTCGAAGAGCGGGTGCCGGGCCACGGTCACGACCAGGTAGAGGTCACCGCGCCCGCCCGGCGCCCCGCCCCCCTCGCCGGCTACGCGCACGCGCTGGCCCGTGCGCACTCCGGCGGGAATCTTCACGTCGAGGTTGCGGCGCGCGCGCTGCCAGCCGCCGCCCTGGCAGGTCGCGCAGGGCTGGCCGCCGACGTGGCCCGAGCCCTGGCAGCCGGGGCAGGGCTCGTTCATCTCGAGCGCGAGCGTCTTGCGCGCCCCCTGAAACGCCTCCTCGAGGGTGATCTCCACGTTGGCCTGGACGTCCTGGCCCGAGGGTCGCGCGCCGCCGGTGCCGAATCCCCCGAGGAGATCCTCGATGTCGCGGCGGCGGCCCGCCCCGCGACCCGTGCGAACGCCCCCGCTCCCGCGAGACAGGAGATCCGAGAAAATCGTCCGGAAGAAGTCGGAGAAGTCACCGAGGTCGCCCGGATCACCGCCGTATTCCACGCGGAAGCCGCCGGCGCCGGGACCGGGCGCGCGCTGGGCGTAGCGGTGCCAGTCGGATCCCAGGCTGTCGTACCGCCGGCGCTTCTCGGGATCGGAGAGGACCTCGTACGCCTCGTTGATCTCCTTGAAGCGTTCGGCGCCGTCCTTGCCCTTGGCGACGTCGGGATGGTGCTTGCGGGCGAGTCGCCGGTAGGCGGACTTGATCGTCTTGTCGTCCGCGTTCCGGTCGACGCCGAGAATCTTGTAGTAGTCCTTGAATTCGACGGCCATAGGGTCACAGGCGCCGATCCGGGCCGGCGCCCCCTCAATTGAAGTGTAGCAGACGACTCCGTTCTGGCCGGGAGATGGGCGCCGGCTTTGCCGGCGCAGTCGAATTCCTGGGGGAGGTATTGGAGGGGGCCGTCGAGGCCCCCTCCAACTCTTACCCGCGACCCACGGTGAACGCGACGTAGAGCGACATGGGGCCGCGCTGCAGGAGCACGGTCAGGCGCTCGCCTTCCTTGACGTCCTTGGTGAGTCGCTCGAAGTCGGCCATCGAGCGGACCTTCTGGCGGTTGACCTCGCGGACGACATCGCCGCGCTGGATGCCGGCCTCCGCGGCGGGGCCGCCGTCCTCGATGCGTGTCACCACCACGCCCTCGGTCGACCGGAGGTTGAGCTGGCGCGCGACCTCCGGCGTGACCGGACGGACCTCCAGCCCCAGCAGCGAGCGGGGGCCGCGCCCGCTCGGGCCCCGGGCCTCGCGCTCGTCGGGCGCCTCGCCGATCTTGATGTCCACGGTCTTCTCGTTCTGGTCCCGCCAGACCCTGGCCTTGGCGACGTTGCCCGGCGCCGCCAGCCCGACGGCGCGCTGCAGATCGGCCGGGCCTTCCATCTTCTTGCCGTCGAACTCCAGCAGGATGTCGCCGGGCTGCAGGCCGGCCTTCTGGGCGGGGCTCTCGGGAACGACGTCGGAGACGAGAACGCCCTTGGCGTCCTTGGCGCCGAATGACTTGGCCAGCTCGGGGGTGAGCGGCTGGATGCTGACGCCGAGCCAGCCGCGCGTGACCTTCCCCTTGGCCTGCAGCTCGGTGTAGATCTTCTTGGCCATGTTGGAGGGGATCGCGAAGCCGATCCCCTGGCCGGTCGCCACGATGGCGGTGTTGATCCCGACCACCTCGCCGGCCATGTTGACGAGGGGACCGCCCGAGTTACCCGGGTTGATCGCCGCGTCGGTCTGGAGGAAATCGTCGAACGGGCCCTGGCCGATCTGCCGCGCCTTGGCGCTGATGATGCCGGCGGTCACGGTGGCCTGCAGGCCGAACGGCGAGCCGATCGCGATCACCCAGTCGCCCACCTGCATCTTGTCGGAGTCGCCCAGGCGCGCGTAGGAGAACTTGCCCTTGCCGTCGTCGAGCTTCAGGACGGCCAGGTCGGTCTTCTTGTCCATGCCGACGAGCTTCGCCTTGTGCTTGTTGCCGTCGAGCGTGATGACCTCGATCTCCGTCGCCCGCTCGACCACGTGGGCGTTGGTGAGCGCGATGCCGGAAGGATCGACGATGACGCCGGAGCCCAGGCTGCGCTGAGGGATCCGCTCGGGCAGCTCGCCGAAGAAGCGCC
Coding sequences within it:
- a CDS encoding MFS transporter, with the translated sequence MTSPRGLHPAWIVLAALTLCMMAGSGVRSVFGVYIKPMEAEFGWSRGALSGAAAISLLLLGAAGPLVGRMADRWGPRAVIGGALVLLGLGSIGSAFVQQLWHVYVTVGLLMALGAGGVAMTAGATVVARWFEARRGLAMGMAAGGMSAGQLVVIPLAAALTVWFGWRTSYFWLGLGLLVLVLPVGLWLIGNNPEDRGLRPYGAAGPLRSPAQAAATIAAGRVSVVDAAQTLPFWLLMATFFVCGYTSNGMVLTHFMPHALEHNFTPFQASAALGVMGAMNIMGTVGSGWICDRFGRRGPLAFYYFVRGLSLIFLLYVWNVPSLHVWAALFGLNYISTVPPTTTLTANIFGRYSVGELSGWIFFSHQVGAALGAALAGWIFEWTGSYASAFVSAALMAILAAGLSLLIREEPIGTRPTAAPAPATA
- the clpB gene encoding ATP-dependent chaperone ClpB; amino-acid sequence: MNRFDKLTVKAQEALQAAQSLADQQSHQAIEPEHLLHALIQQREGVVGPLLGKLGTRPDAIQRALEAELARMPKVRAASGQYMSDRLRVALERAQTEAERLKDEYVSTEHLLIGLAQDRDGAAGRVLAANGVTPDGIYRALVEVRGTQRVSDPNPEDKYQALQRYSRDLTELGRKGKLDPVIGRDEEIRRVIQVLSRRTKNNPVLIGEPGVGKTAIVEGLAQRIAAGDVPEGLKGKRLIALDIGGMVAGSKYRGEFEDRLKAVLREITESAGQIICFIDEMHTLVGAGAAEGAVDAANMLKPALARGELRCIGATTLDEYRKHVEKDPALERRFQPVMVREPSVEDAIAILRGLKERYEVHHKVKIKDAALVAAAVLSHRYIADRFLPDKAIDLVDEAAARLRMQIDSMPQEIDEIERRIMQLEIERVSVARDQDDAGARERLGRIDAELAELKEKSAALKTQWQAEKEGIARIGKIKEEIETAKQAMADAERRGDLNRAAELRYGTLLGLEKQLREMEAQLAQQHQRGRMLREEVDEEDIATVVAKWTGIPVTRLLEGETQKLLSMEARLAQRVVGQDEAIRAVSNAVRRARSGLSDPNRPIGSFLFLGPTGVGKTELARALAEFLFDDERAMIRLDMSEYMEKHTVARLIGAPPGYVGYEEGGQLTEAVRRRPYSVVLFDEIEKAHADVFNVLLQLLDDGRLTDGQGRTVDFRNVVCIMTSNLGSHIFQEYEQPEKVRPMILQELRNTLRPEFLNRIDEVVIFRPLGREELARIVDIQLGHLRRRLADRRIALEVTEAARALLAREGYDPTFGARPLKRTIQRLVQDPLALKLLEHEFSEGDTVTVDAQGDQFVFRRTAVAEVAD
- a CDS encoding DnaJ C-terminal domain-containing protein — translated: MAVEFKDYYKILGVDRNADDKTIKSAYRRLARKHHPDVAKGKDGAERFKEINEAYEVLSDPEKRRRYDSLGSDWHRYAQRAPGPGAGGFRVEYGGDPGDLGDFSDFFRTIFSDLLSRGSGGVRTGRGAGRRRDIEDLLGGFGTGGARPSGQDVQANVEITLEEAFQGARKTLALEMNEPCPGCQGSGHVGGQPCATCQGGGWQRARRNLDVKIPAGVRTGQRVRVAGEGGGAPGGRGDLYLVVTVARHPLFERRGDDLHLELPVTAPEAALGATVEVPTLRGKVSMKIPPGTSSGRTFRLPGYGMPRVKGGGAGDQLVKVKIVMPADLTPAERDHYQKLQAQRSDNPRAWLG
- a CDS encoding Do family serine endopeptidase is translated as MRQVKRRTFVAGLVIALLAGIGLGAFTTGRAELGRPPGGATSAPGGATSALEAPILPVQMPMQTGSFAKVAELIKPAVININTVSRGGPPGRTPFEEYFGEEFFRRFFGELPERIPQRSLGSGVIVDPSGIALTNAHVVERATEIEVITLDGNKHKAKLVGMDKKTDLAVLKLDDGKGKFSYARLGDSDKMQVGDWVIAIGSPFGLQATVTAGIISAKARQIGQGPFDDFLQTDAAINPGNSGGPLVNMAGEVVGINTAIVATGQGIGFAIPSNMAKKIYTELQAKGKVTRGWLGVSIQPLTPELAKSFGAKDAKGVLVSDVVPESPAQKAGLQPGDILLEFDGKKMEGPADLQRAVGLAAPGNVAKARVWRDQNEKTVDIKIGEAPDEREARGPSGRGPRSLLGLEVRPVTPEVARQLNLRSTEGVVVTRIEDGGPAAEAGIQRGDVVREVNRQKVRSMADFERLTKDVKEGERLTVLLQRGPMSLYVAFTVGRG